Proteins encoded in a region of the uncultured Methanobrevibacter sp. genome:
- a CDS encoding SseB family protein, translating into MDVMLIKNKHLTYTLEHAKLYLDDNEEIPMELLLNLIGELRVSNLLIPAVEKEDELVFENVVFEDDDSTYLPLFTNVEEFEKHQGDDSEFEPLDNNFELYLEIVKESGVDGIIIDLEGMCIPFDKDFLAEIPTGSPVSFSDDDEDACSKEELKEIFENPGNEEFVSFLKNDADHDNLEPLMVELSNSHLLNAVISDEPLDEFAQDGIIESSDVDGFSLFVIDDDPIHMAMIFTSKEEMAETLKDSEANFYGQITVLTDLFEFVLRNDMDGIVINPNSLEYYILREEILSQARGIELIAEDGRFRDSLDYAFLI; encoded by the coding sequence ATGGACGTAATGCTTATAAAAAATAAACATTTAACATACACATTGGAACATGCAAAACTCTATTTGGATGATAATGAAGAAATTCCTATGGAACTTTTACTTAATCTCATTGGAGAATTGCGAGTTTCCAATTTGCTGATACCTGCTGTTGAAAAAGAAGATGAATTAGTATTCGAAAATGTAGTTTTCGAAGATGATGATTCAACATACCTTCCTCTCTTTACAAACGTTGAGGAGTTTGAAAAGCATCAGGGTGATGACAGTGAGTTTGAACCTCTGGACAATAACTTTGAACTTTATCTGGAAATTGTAAAAGAAAGCGGTGTTGACGGAATTATCATTGACCTGGAAGGAATGTGCATACCTTTTGATAAGGATTTCCTTGCTGAAATTCCAACCGGCAGTCCTGTATCATTTTCAGATGATGATGAGGATGCATGCTCCAAAGAGGAACTCAAAGAGATTTTCGAAAATCCTGGAAATGAGGAGTTTGTTTCATTTTTGAAAAATGACGCTGACCATGATAATTTGGAACCTCTTATGGTGGAGCTTTCAAATTCACACCTTTTAAATGCAGTCATAAGCGATGAACCTCTTGATGAGTTTGCACAAGACGGCATAATCGAATCATCAGATGTCGACGGATTCAGTCTCTTTGTCATTGATGATGATCCGATTCATATGGCAATGATTTTTACCTCCAAAGAGGAAATGGCCGAAACCCTAAAAGACAGTGAAGCCAACTTTTACGGACAGATTACAGTTCTCACTGACCTGTTTGAATTTGTCCTGAGAAATGACATGGACGGTATTGTCATAAATCCGAATTCCCTTGAATACTATATTTTAAGAGAAGAGATTCTCTCACAGGCAAGGGGAATTGAACTCATAGCAGAAGACGGCAGATTCAGGGACTCCCTTGACTATGCATTTTTAATTTAG
- a CDS encoding helicase C-terminal domain-containing protein: MIWQYSNYSKINPQAAKHFPFSKARQFQLETISEIKRAIDRGYRYIVLEAGTGTGKSAIAATLAGMFDSSYILTITKQLQNQYLGDFKNLGFKLVKGRGNFKCKRYLEDGVKQTCDFGRCVVEGYACRYSLKNHSTCEITKKNTCNYYYQKFQAMMADVTIANYPYMFLELNYVEDFLPRDIMICDEAHNIENMIMSQLTLEFERKDLKEYLKINLSKQRIDELATSDYTDWISFVVKIKEGYENELSKIRDIDRPELSEKKIFIKNKIGDCKRFLTHLEFDPKMWIFDYDRDFEIAQFKPLKIDNYAKNTLFKYADVCLFMSATILDYRLFAHWLGISPDEIYAIRRKSPFDIKRNPIKTYSEFNMSRKHIAESAPRTIDTLKEILEKHKNDKGIIHTVSSRCRDFIIDEISSDRFIYHDAQNRADVIDEFKKSRKPLVLVSPSVGEGVDLPGEECRFQIIYKIPYPDLGDKQTYTRNAFDSKWYSYKTSLSLVQTHGRGMRFEEDYCTTYFIDNRLTGFISEDSQDNHFIPDTFRDAIDRFTPREDNVNVDMLTGLDFKKMVDLKYEYIRKGEELLKNDETQKAIVFYRKLLSNKLFEHDYYAYQKLAESYERAFMYEQETETFVKFLKSGIYATKNTLNDFKKRLKLLDNMGYFDYDSNMGELENEFLQMRKIGKVNLTTSPPLSVKIIKMKKDSRKKPSKSTLDPLYIDSVMEIDGNLSYDEKIDIKRDLIIEAERYISKKQYGNAREFCLRLLSHELFVNDYYPYKKLSFIYRKDGQFEDDERILKDFFKSGIYCDDRQLSWFKNRFKLLTKMGVFNPDEMYGLESEFFSNGARKQSMANKPVAQAERINLNYQKKR, encoded by the coding sequence ATGATATGGCAGTACAGCAATTATTCAAAAATCAACCCTCAGGCAGCAAAACATTTTCCATTCAGCAAGGCAAGACAATTTCAGCTTGAAACAATATCAGAAATCAAGCGGGCTATAGACAGAGGTTACAGATACATTGTCCTTGAGGCAGGAACAGGTACTGGAAAATCTGCCATTGCAGCGACTTTAGCTGGGATGTTTGACTCATCATATATTCTCACAATTACAAAGCAGCTCCAGAACCAGTACCTGGGGGATTTCAAAAATTTGGGCTTTAAACTGGTTAAGGGAAGAGGTAATTTCAAGTGCAAAAGGTATCTTGAGGATGGGGTCAAACAGACCTGTGATTTTGGAAGGTGTGTCGTTGAGGGCTATGCCTGCAGATATTCGCTTAAAAACCACTCAACATGTGAAATAACAAAGAAAAACACCTGCAACTATTACTATCAGAAGTTTCAGGCAATGATGGCTGATGTTACAATAGCAAACTATCCATACATGTTTTTGGAGCTTAATTATGTTGAGGACTTTCTTCCAAGAGACATCATGATTTGTGATGAGGCCCACAACATCGAAAACATGATAATGAGCCAGCTGACGTTGGAATTTGAAAGAAAGGATTTGAAGGAATATCTGAAGATAAATCTTTCAAAGCAGCGTATTGACGAGCTCGCCACCAGTGACTATACAGACTGGATCAGTTTTGTAGTTAAAATTAAAGAGGGATATGAAAACGAACTCTCCAAAATCAGGGATATTGACAGGCCGGAACTTTCAGAAAAGAAAATCTTCATTAAAAACAAGATTGGCGACTGCAAGCGTTTTTTAACACACTTGGAATTTGACCCGAAGATGTGGATATTTGACTACGACAGAGATTTTGAAATAGCTCAGTTCAAGCCTCTTAAAATCGATAATTATGCCAAAAATACACTGTTCAAATATGCTGACGTGTGTCTTTTTATGAGTGCAACCATTCTTGATTACAGGCTTTTTGCACACTGGCTTGGAATTTCACCCGATGAGATATATGCAATAAGGCGAAAAAGCCCCTTTGACATTAAAAGAAATCCGATTAAAACATATTCCGAGTTTAACATGTCAAGAAAGCATATCGCCGAATCCGCTCCTAGAACAATTGATACATTAAAGGAAATTCTTGAAAAGCATAAAAACGACAAGGGTATAATCCACACAGTAAGCTCAAGATGCAGGGACTTTATAATTGATGAGATTTCAAGCGACAGATTTATCTATCATGATGCTCAAAACAGAGCGGATGTCATTGATGAGTTTAAAAAATCCAGAAAACCTCTTGTTCTGGTGTCACCATCAGTTGGTGAAGGTGTGGATCTTCCGGGAGAGGAATGCAGATTTCAAATAATTTACAAGATTCCCTATCCTGATTTGGGAGACAAGCAGACCTACACAAGAAATGCCTTTGACTCCAAATGGTACAGCTACAAGACATCCCTTTCCCTGGTTCAGACACACGGAAGGGGAATGAGATTTGAAGAGGATTACTGCACAACCTATTTTATAGACAATCGTCTGACAGGTTTTATCTCCGAGGACAGTCAGGACAACCACTTTATTCCGGACACATTCAGGGATGCAATAGACCGGTTCACTCCAAGAGAAGATAATGTTAATGTAGATATGTTAACCGGTCTTGACTTTAAAAAGATGGTGGATTTGAAATATGAATATATACGTAAGGGTGAAGAGCTTTTAAAAAATGATGAAACACAAAAGGCGATTGTATTTTATCGGAAACTGCTTTCAAATAAACTCTTTGAACATGACTATTATGCATATCAAAAGCTTGCCGAATCCTATGAAAGGGCATTCATGTACGAGCAGGAAACCGAAACTTTCGTTAAGTTTTTAAAATCAGGAATCTATGCAACCAAAAACACCCTGAACGACTTTAAAAAAAGGCTTAAACTTCTGGACAATATGGGATATTTTGACTATGATTCCAATATGGGCGAGCTTGAAAACGAATTTCTCCAGATGAGAAAGATCGGAAAGGTCAATCTCACAACAAGCCCTCCTCTTTCAGTCAAAATAATCAAGATGAAAAAGGATTCAAGAAAAAAACCATCAAAATCAACACTTGATCCACTATATATTGATTCAGTTATGGAGATTGATGGGAATCTCTCATATGATGAAAAAATTGACATCAAAAGGGATTTGATTATAGAGGCCGAAAGATACATCAGCAAAAAGCAGTATGGAAATGCACGTGAGTTCTGCCTGAGACTTTTGAGTCATGAACTTTTTGTAAATGACTACTATCCATACAAAAAGCTGTCATTTATATACAGAAAGGACGGCCAGTTTGAAGATGATGAGAGGATACTGAAAGACTTTTTCAAATCAGGAATCTACTGTGATGACAGGCAGCTTTCATGGTTTAAAAACAGATTCAAGCTTCTGACAAAAATGGGTGTCTTCAATCCTGATGAAATGTATGGATTAGAAAGCGAGTTCTTTTCAAATGGTGCAAGAAAACAGTCTATGGCAAATAAACCGGTTGCGCAGGCAGAAAGAATTAATCTGAACTATCAAAAGAAGAGGTAA
- a CDS encoding winged helix-turn-helix domain-containing protein: MDDETLKKYAYVNISSYRARVVKTLKDEDKTPTVIARDAGIRVNHISHVLKQLKECEVAECINEQNRKNRIYRLTDVGREIADYIDKE; this comes from the coding sequence ATGGATGATGAAACATTGAAAAAATATGCATATGTAAACATATCATCATACCGGGCCAGGGTCGTAAAGACTCTTAAGGATGAGGATAAAACTCCGACTGTAATCGCAAGGGATGCAGGAATCAGAGTAAATCACATTTCCCATGTCCTAAAGCAGCTCAAGGAATGTGAAGTTGCAGAATGCATTAATGAACAAAACAGAAAAAACAGGATTTACCGCCTGACAGATGTCGGAAGAGAAATAGCCGATTATATAGACAAAGAGTAG
- a CDS encoding MarR family transcriptional regulator, whose protein sequence is MSHEDNEKEIWSMIGFVKVSPTRYKTLKALEKEFLIPTEIAQNSGLRITQVSNALHDLKEKNLVFCENEEAKRGRIYKNTEMGMKVLQKIDDNTY, encoded by the coding sequence ATGTCCCATGAAGATAATGAAAAAGAAATATGGTCAATGATAGGATTTGTGAAAGTTTCACCCACACGATACAAAACATTAAAGGCATTGGAAAAGGAATTTCTCATACCTACCGAAATCGCACAAAATTCAGGCCTAAGAATAACACAGGTGTCAAATGCACTTCATGATTTAAAGGAGAAAAATCTCGTATTCTGTGAAAATGAAGAAGCAAAAAGAGGCCGAATATACAAAAATACTGAAATGGGCATGAAAGTTCTTCAAAAAATTGATGACAACACTTATTAA
- a CDS encoding ATP-dependent DNA helicase yields the protein MEFVGNQKKVIEYGKGTLLIEAGPGSGKTTILVERIKELIKKGVDPESFLVITFTTKAADNLKFKLRQELSNSTVLKMQISTIHSFCLEYLKTKNMSLNLLDDDTSEKKTLFIQKFKNELGFINENTVLDYQFPGVLNKFGEYTCFNVDTNELTKKISDSRVITKEYVDFIKSLDYFSKKRIDDYDEPLKKEKKKNPDEFDESRLFSKSWYNARYLQIAKAYPKYLKLLDEYNYVDYDTLQLKALEELKKDPITKYTTVFVDEFQDTDPLQFRIFETLRANCDYFTAVGDVDQHIYAFRSSFNDFFDELIRLDSPDVLSLDVNFRSTDSIVELTEAFIAPQRKETSQKHMVSNGKGYNNPNFLLENKNSDDEAENVYEIIKYLKLNNLIKDYSDVAVLYRKHTDKTIAALIEKFNSDSNIDYSIRGQSDLSSKEEVKTVLTMLWYVSRNTNVGYVLSNDELDELNLKAFCGLYFDTPFISLDNSTKSYLCDLQDSYYEEVTRIENELAGKENKYSVDKVHRVKKRENQDRICEIFKNIKMPEIDLDKIQNPKDRQFFEKLGEIKTEIEAEEPPTILDVFYRLVALSNIFDYELDYAEIANIAKLTQTISNYESFISETDFRGVLFFLNSSISNYDSYQSETKGVQLMTIHAAKGLEFPVTIITSLEKDKFPMISKDPNREKDFIFPNDTYYTPNECLKYKTILKKDNNGNLKHEFITIEEENQLNIEEEDRVLYVAMTRAADLLILSTLKKVPEQIERIRDYTTPFNLEDLSNVKIMEHYAESDSGPVVLNYSKYTKYISCPFKYDLGYNLGFRRSGAKAANRGTVFHEIMEKCNLKLIEGIKLNRDELSQITYDTYKSMFDIDENPDEFEEFKTNVINYYETYSVNREVLEAEFDFEIFRGEYLLNGAIDLIYKTSENEIVILDYKYAEFDEDHIEGYKKQSYIYASALWDLPEYNKYKIKKAIIHFVLNDHPYEVEIDENVMSDELNMLNEVACQIDKGVFVKKPERQDECVRCSYRYFCKPKEFASELYLNENNI from the coding sequence ATGGAATTTGTAGGAAATCAAAAGAAAGTAATTGAATATGGAAAAGGAACTCTTTTAATTGAAGCGGGTCCCGGTTCAGGTAAAACTACTATCCTTGTTGAGAGGATTAAAGAGCTGATTAAAAAGGGTGTTGATCCAGAATCGTTTCTTGTAATTACCTTTACAACCAAAGCGGCTGATAATTTAAAATTTAAATTAAGGCAGGAACTTTCTAATTCAACAGTTTTAAAGATGCAGATTTCCACAATCCATTCATTCTGTCTTGAATATCTAAAGACAAAAAACATGTCTCTGAATTTACTTGATGATGATACTTCCGAAAAAAAGACATTATTCATTCAAAAATTTAAAAATGAACTTGGTTTTATAAACGAAAACACTGTTTTGGATTATCAGTTTCCAGGAGTATTAAATAAATTCGGAGAATATACATGTTTTAACGTTGATACTAATGAATTAACTAAAAAAATCAGTGATTCAAGAGTAATTACTAAAGAATACGTTGATTTTATTAAATCCTTAGATTATTTTTCCAAAAAGCGCATTGATGATTATGATGAGCCTCTAAAAAAGGAAAAAAAGAAAAATCCTGATGAATTTGATGAGTCAAGACTCTTTTCCAAATCATGGTATAATGCAAGATACTTACAAATTGCAAAGGCCTATCCAAAGTATTTGAAACTTCTTGATGAGTATAATTATGTTGATTATGACACTTTACAGCTGAAGGCATTGGAAGAGCTTAAAAAAGACCCAATCACTAAATACACTACAGTCTTTGTTGATGAGTTTCAGGACACTGATCCTCTGCAGTTTAGGATTTTTGAGACTTTAAGAGCAAACTGTGATTACTTTACGGCTGTTGGTGATGTTGACCAGCATATCTATGCTTTTAGAAGTTCATTCAATGACTTTTTCGATGAGCTTATCAGACTTGACTCACCGGATGTTTTAAGCCTGGATGTCAATTTCAGATCAACTGACAGTATTGTTGAATTGACCGAGGCTTTCATTGCTCCTCAAAGAAAGGAAACTTCTCAAAAACATATGGTAAGTAACGGCAAGGGATATAATAATCCTAATTTTTTACTTGAAAATAAAAATAGTGATGATGAGGCTGAAAATGTTTATGAAATTATAAAATACTTGAAACTAAACAATCTGATTAAGGATTACTCTGATGTTGCAGTATTATACAGAAAGCACACTGATAAAACCATTGCCGCTTTAATTGAAAAATTCAACAGTGATTCTAATATTGATTATTCAATTAGGGGTCAGAGTGATTTGTCTTCAAAAGAAGAGGTTAAAACAGTCCTGACCATGCTGTGGTATGTATCCAGAAATACCAATGTTGGTTATGTTCTATCCAATGATGAACTAGATGAATTAAACCTTAAAGCATTTTGTGGTTTATACTTCGACACCCCATTTATATCACTTGACAATTCAACCAAATCCTATCTTTGTGACCTGCAGGATTCATATTACGAGGAAGTTACCAGAATTGAAAATGAATTGGCAGGTAAAGAGAATAAATATTCCGTTGATAAAGTACACAGAGTTAAAAAAAGAGAAAATCAGGACAGAATCTGTGAAATCTTTAAAAACATCAAAATGCCTGAAATTGATTTGGATAAAATCCAAAATCCAAAAGATAGGCAGTTTTTTGAAAAATTGGGTGAAATCAAAACCGAAATTGAAGCAGAAGAGCCTCCAACAATACTGGATGTATTCTACCGGCTGGTTGCATTGAGTAATATTTTTGACTATGAGCTTGATTATGCAGAAATCGCCAACATTGCAAAACTGACCCAAACAATTTCAAATTATGAATCATTCATATCAGAAACTGATTTTAGAGGTGTATTGTTCTTTTTAAATAGCTCAATATCCAATTACGATTCATATCAAAGCGAAACAAAAGGCGTTCAGCTCATGACAATTCATGCAGCCAAGGGCCTTGAGTTTCCGGTAACAATCATCACGTCTCTTGAAAAGGACAAGTTTCCAATGATTTCTAAAGATCCTAATCGTGAAAAAGATTTCATTTTCCCAAATGATACGTATTACACACCAAATGAATGCTTAAAATATAAAACAATTCTTAAAAAAGACAATAATGGCAATTTAAAACATGAATTTATCACAATTGAAGAGGAAAATCAGCTGAATATTGAAGAAGAGGACAGGGTTCTTTATGTTGCAATGACAAGAGCCGCCGACCTTTTGATACTCTCTACACTCAAGAAAGTGCCTGAACAAATCGAAAGAATTAGAGATTACACCACTCCATTCAATCTTGAAGATTTAAGCAATGTAAAAATCATGGAACATTACGCAGAAAGTGATAGTGGACCTGTTGTGCTGAACTATTCAAAATACACAAAATACATTTCATGCCCATTCAAATATGATTTGGGTTATAATTTAGGTTTCAGACGTTCCGGTGCAAAAGCAGCAAACAGAGGAACAGTATTTCATGAAATAATGGAAAAATGCAACCTGAAACTCATTGAAGGCATAAAACTAAATAGAGACGAGCTCTCACAAATCACATATGATACCTATAAATCTATGTTCGACATTGACGAAAATCCTGATGAATTTGAGGAATTTAAAACAAATGTCATTAATTATTATGAGACTTATTCCGTAAACCGTGAAGTCCTTGAAGCTGAATTTGACTTTGAAATATTCAGAGGAGAATACCTTTTAAACGGGGCAATTGATTTAATCTATAAAACCTCAGAAAATGAAATTGTTATTCTTGATTATAAATATGCAGAATTTGATGAAGACCACATTGAAGGTTATAAAAAACAGTCCTATATTTATGCTTCTGCATTATGGGATCTGCCTGAATACAATAAATATAAAATTAAAAAAGCGATTATTCATTTTGTTTTAAATGATCATCCTTATGAAGTTGAAATTGATGAAAATGTAATGAGTGATGAATTGAACATGTTAAATGAAGTGGCATGTCAAATCGATAAAGGAGTTTTTGTAAAAAAACCGGAAAGGCAAGATGAATGTGTGAGATGTTCATACAGATACTTCTGTAAGCCAAAAGAATTTGCAAGTGAATTGTATTTAAATGAAAATAATATTTAA
- a CDS encoding HIRAN domain-containing protein: protein MTVQKDRETLDGWTKPQKTQKLTRADIFSQEALKLHQKRRDKEALTLISLAIEKDNSKPDYYNTKGLILQKLYKYRQSLEAFDKSLEMEFSEDVLLNKINMLYAWANSLNDKNKALEIITEAIESTAYISQDLDMEKFWYLKGSILDCLGDKLESKKCYMIAENLQDEIAVLDEHTQYIKTTEDTLICITGTQFYQSFDLIREGLEVDLIPEDDNEHDSDAIRVEANGMTIGYVANSPHTMIEGVKSASEIRKSAPKKAVVMFLYLYEYIIAKIV, encoded by the coding sequence ATGACAGTCCAGAAAGACAGAGAAACTCTTGATGGATGGACAAAACCCCAAAAAACACAAAAACTCACACGTGCAGACATATTCAGCCAAGAAGCTTTAAAATTACACCAAAAAAGAAGAGACAAGGAAGCCCTTACACTAATCAGTCTTGCCATTGAAAAGGACAATTCAAAACCGGACTACTACAACACCAAAGGACTTATTTTACAAAAGCTCTACAAATACAGACAGTCACTGGAAGCATTTGACAAATCACTTGAAATGGAATTCAGCGAGGATGTTCTTTTAAATAAAATCAACATGCTTTATGCCTGGGCAAATTCACTCAACGATAAAAATAAGGCACTTGAAATCATAACAGAAGCAATCGAAAGCACTGCATATATCTCACAGGATTTGGATATGGAAAAGTTCTGGTATCTCAAGGGAAGCATACTGGACTGTCTTGGAGACAAGCTTGAATCCAAAAAATGTTATATGATAGCGGAAAATCTCCAGGATGAGATTGCAGTGCTTGACGAACACACACAATATATCAAAACAACAGAAGACACTCTCATTTGCATTACCGGAACTCAGTTTTACCAGAGCTTTGATTTGATTAGAGAAGGTCTTGAAGTTGATTTAATCCCTGAAGATGACAACGAACATGACAGCGATGCAATAAGAGTCGAGGCAAATGGAATGACGATAGGTTATGTTGCAAACAGTCCTCATACGATGATTGAAGGTGTTAAAAGCGCCAGTGAAATCAGAAAGAGTGCTCCTAAAAAAGCTGTGGTGATGTTTTTATATCTTTATGAATATATAATTGCCAAAATTGTTTAA
- a CDS encoding AAA family ATPase, with protein sequence MMLEWTICNNCGKILDSSQVTCPSCASEVEKIQMDYLNDYLNSFTFLLNTVGVFSDFSPALEQFDCMNLKTIVLDDLFKWFSYLGLGDGKITDNEVEFINSLLNTSYTADDILSLSELKLDEEIPLSFVALHEIDQFGLKYDMNNINSCAQLFDCYKFLGKFFITVDNNLDEDVLEMYVSYIKRLQNYMKENEISTDLPETRPEISKQKEEEVEESKSLDELIEDLNKLIGLEKVKKDVNSLINLVRIRKIREERGIKQTPMSLHLVFSGNPGTGKTTVARLLSKIYHEIGLLSKGHLVETDRSGLVGGYVGQTAIKTQDVIQSALGGILFIDEAYALNQSSENDYGKEAIDTLLKAMEDKRDNLIVIVAGYPALMDSFLHSNPGLESRFNKFIYFEDYNGEELYNIFKLMASDANLTLDEAADEYIKQYCEKMYENKSENFANARAVRNLFEEVLTAQANRLALKDDITDEELNTLTYEDFLVDDNDI encoded by the coding sequence ATGATGTTAGAGTGGACTATTTGTAACAATTGCGGTAAAATCCTTGACAGCTCACAGGTGACATGTCCCTCCTGCGCCAGCGAGGTTGAAAAAATTCAGATGGATTATCTTAATGATTATCTAAACAGTTTCACATTTCTTTTGAATACTGTTGGAGTATTTTCAGACTTTTCACCGGCACTGGAGCAGTTCGACTGCATGAACCTTAAAACCATTGTTCTTGATGATTTATTCAAGTGGTTCAGTTATCTTGGTCTTGGAGACGGCAAAATAACCGATAATGAAGTTGAATTTATAAATTCACTTTTAAATACCAGCTACACTGCTGATGATATACTCTCCCTCAGCGAACTGAAGCTCGATGAGGAAATTCCTCTTTCATTTGTTGCGCTTCATGAAATCGACCAGTTCGGATTGAAATATGACATGAACAATATCAATTCATGCGCACAGCTTTTTGACTGCTATAAATTCCTCGGAAAGTTTTTCATAACTGTCGACAATAATCTCGATGAAGATGTACTGGAGATGTATGTATCATACATAAAAAGGCTTCAAAACTACATGAAGGAAAATGAAATATCAACAGATCTGCCTGAAACCCGGCCTGAAATTTCCAAGCAAAAAGAAGAGGAAGTCGAAGAGTCAAAATCACTTGACGAGCTTATTGAAGATTTAAATAAACTTATAGGTCTTGAAAAGGTTAAAAAGGATGTAAACTCCCTTATAAATCTTGTAAGAATCAGAAAGATTAGAGAGGAACGTGGGATAAAGCAGACCCCGATGAGTCTTCATCTGGTTTTTTCAGGCAATCCCGGAACCGGAAAGACAACTGTTGCAAGGCTTCTTTCAAAAATATATCATGAAATCGGACTTCTCTCAAAAGGCCATCTCGTTGAAACCGACAGGTCAGGTCTTGTTGGCGGATACGTAGGTCAGACCGCAATAAAAACCCAGGATGTTATCCAGTCCGCTCTTGGAGGAATCCTGTTTATAGATGAGGCATATGCACTCAACCAGAGCAGTGAAAACGACTACGGAAAGGAAGCAATAGATACGCTCTTAAAGGCAATGGAGGATAAGCGTGACAATTTGATTGTTATTGTTGCAGGTTATCCTGCCCTTATGGACAGTTTTCTTCACTCAAACCCTGGTCTTGAGTCCAGATTCAACAAGTTCATATACTTCGAGGACTACAACGGCGAGGAGCTCTACAATATTTTCAAGCTTATGGCATCAGACGCAAATCTGACACTAGATGAAGCGGCAGACGAGTATATAAAACAGTACTGCGAGAAGATGTATGAAAACAAATCCGAAAACTTTGCAAATGCAAGGGCTGTGAGAAATCTATTTGAAGAGGTTTTAACAGCACAGGCAAACAGACTTGCCTTAAAAGATGACATTACAGATGAAGAACTGAACACTTTAACTTATGAAGACTTTTTGGTGGATGACAATGACATATAA
- a CDS encoding SseB family protein — protein MMITHEHLRLVIEDIYSNNNEITEDLLTRLINEFRYSNLYIPAKRENNTLNFIIYDDEYGKITPLFTDLDEFRKFFRDEDIEVLNNSFELYQNILKTSKIEGYILNPASEKYLFKKEFILSIKNIPKTSFYSNNPYTPQELKEIVKNIDNKELESFIEDPLNIGEYEMLFEKLSNSHILTLMLADYDLTEYMKDGIIDQKETGPLASMHTDRVGGKYATIFSSADKMASVNTSKFKYSQLVNLATLVNFVLTEDMDGIILNPESDNVLISRQMLLRYSLGFEKFANDPGLCESIYYLFDINL, from the coding sequence ATGATGATAACACACGAACATTTAAGATTGGTTATTGAAGATATCTATTCAAACAATAACGAAATCACCGAAGACTTGCTTACAAGACTGATTAATGAATTCAGGTATTCAAATTTATATATTCCGGCAAAAAGAGAGAACAATACTCTTAACTTCATCATATATGATGATGAATACGGAAAGATAACTCCTCTTTTTACAGACCTGGACGAATTCAGAAAATTCTTCAGGGACGAAGACATTGAAGTTTTAAACAACTCCTTCGAGCTTTACCAGAATATACTGAAAACTTCAAAAATAGAAGGCTATATTCTTAATCCTGCTTCTGAAAAGTATCTGTTTAAAAAGGAATTTATCCTGAGCATCAAAAATATTCCAAAAACTAGCTTCTATTCAAACAACCCATATACTCCGCAAGAACTTAAGGAAATTGTTAAAAACATTGACAATAAGGAGCTTGAAAGTTTTATTGAAGATCCTCTAAACATTGGAGAATATGAGATGCTTTTTGAAAAGCTTTCAAATTCACATATACTTACACTGATGCTTGCTGATTATGACCTCACAGAGTATATGAAAGACGGAATAATCGACCAGAAAGAGACTGGCCCTCTTGCAAGCATGCACACAGACAGGGTAGGGGGAAAGTATGCAACCATATTTTCATCCGCAGATAAAATGGCCAGTGTAAATACATCCAAATTCAAATACTCGCAGCTTGTAAATCTTGCAACACTTGTGAATTTTGTCCTTACAGAAGACATGGACGGAATAATTTTAAACCCCGAAAGCGACAATGTCCTCATATCAAGGCAGATGCTTTTGAGATACTCCCTGGGTTTTGAAAAATTTGCAAATGACCCTGGTCTGTGCGAGTCAATCTATTACTTATTTGACATCAACTTATAA